The Niastella koreensis GR20-10 genome includes a window with the following:
- a CDS encoding RagB/SusD family nutrient uptake outer membrane protein → MNTKKIIYSISLLAGLIAMASCKKDFLNETLTTDRNLEYFKTDAGIQALAVGTYYQVFALPFASEWAYCTMNYGVDEFMVGGDPSNGSWNNYDAGYKSIVTINNGNTATANVQWDTLYTGIGDANLLIKNATASTSTSDVIKKQSLGEGYFFRAYCYLHLVSQYGGVPLKTEPSTTIEKEFTRATPEEVYKQIIDDFKQAYNLLSNGSSPARITKDAAAHYLAKAYLFRASEINDSWNSAYKAADLAAIVPLCDEVISHHPLTPQFADLWKYTGPDAANEKLQELILSAQFTADVSTNGANTQHLYWGSRYDDISQMQRDITGDRPFSRLRTNYYMFRIYDQVNDSRFWKSFRTKWRLNKSAGSYYVNGDLGIMFVINQPGDNRFSAYKLNDVVTYSKTGKTIPNVYVAFPTGVNTDGAMLVDVRFPSLSKHLDGSRIALNETRGLRDMNLARSAETYLMAAEAKVRLAKLGTGAYTDALTYINPVRARAQYVSGEDRSAYYDGGNAQGTSGQSPAINSFIAENSYYESNNIAVTTAASNSLAITNINALPAGDEYVISRLGLTGDYDRMMALVLDERSRELVGEYKRWEDLSRTKTLVSRVKAFNTQAAPNIRDIHVLRPIPQTYLDGIQLNGKALSADEKQSQQNPGF, encoded by the coding sequence ATGAACACAAAGAAAATAATATATAGTATATCGCTTCTGGCAGGGTTGATTGCGATGGCATCCTGCAAGAAAGATTTCCTGAACGAGACATTGACTACCGACAGGAACCTGGAGTATTTTAAAACCGATGCCGGCATTCAGGCATTGGCAGTAGGTACTTATTACCAGGTGTTTGCTTTGCCATTTGCTTCTGAGTGGGCTTATTGTACAATGAACTATGGGGTGGATGAGTTTATGGTAGGCGGCGACCCTTCCAATGGTTCCTGGAACAACTACGATGCAGGATACAAATCGATAGTTACCATTAATAACGGTAATACGGCAACAGCCAATGTGCAATGGGATACCTTGTATACCGGCATCGGCGATGCCAACCTGTTGATAAAAAATGCCACTGCCAGCACCTCTACTTCAGATGTTATTAAAAAACAATCGTTGGGCGAAGGATATTTCTTCAGGGCATATTGCTACCTGCACCTGGTTTCACAATACGGCGGCGTGCCGCTGAAGACAGAGCCCAGCACCACGATTGAAAAGGAATTTACCCGGGCAACACCTGAAGAGGTGTACAAACAGATCATCGATGATTTTAAACAGGCCTATAACCTGTTGTCCAATGGAAGTTCGCCCGCAAGGATCACCAAAGATGCGGCAGCACACTACCTGGCAAAAGCCTACCTTTTCCGCGCCAGCGAGATCAATGATTCCTGGAACTCAGCTTACAAAGCTGCCGACCTGGCTGCGATTGTGCCTTTGTGTGACGAAGTAATTTCTCACCATCCGCTCACGCCCCAGTTTGCAGACCTTTGGAAATATACCGGTCCGGACGCTGCTAACGAAAAGCTGCAGGAACTGATCCTCTCGGCGCAATTCACGGCCGATGTTTCTACCAACGGCGCCAATACCCAGCACCTGTACTGGGGATCCCGTTACGACGATATTTCCCAAATGCAACGTGATATTACCGGCGACCGGCCATTCAGCCGTTTGCGCACCAATTATTATATGTTCAGGATCTATGACCAGGTTAATGACTCCCGGTTCTGGAAAAGCTTCAGAACAAAATGGCGGTTGAATAAATCTGCCGGTTCTTACTATGTAAACGGCGATCTGGGCATTATGTTTGTCATCAATCAGCCTGGCGATAACCGCTTTTCTGCATACAAGCTGAACGATGTGGTTACGTATAGTAAAACAGGTAAAACCATTCCGAACGTATATGTTGCCTTTCCTACCGGAGTAAATACCGATGGCGCCATGTTGGTTGACGTGCGGTTCCCTTCTTTAAGCAAACATTTGGATGGGTCAAGGATAGCATTGAATGAAACCCGGGGTTTACGGGACATGAACCTGGCCCGCTCCGCAGAAACTTACCTCATGGCGGCTGAAGCCAAGGTGAGGCTGGCAAAGCTGGGGACCGGCGCGTATACCGATGCTCTGACTTATATTAACCCGGTGAGGGCCCGCGCCCAATATGTATCCGGGGAAGATCGTTCCGCTTATTATGATGGCGGTAATGCGCAGGGAACATCCGGTCAAAGCCCTGCCATCAATTCCTTCATCGCGGAGAACTCCTATTACGAGTCGAATAATATCGCGGTTACCACGGCTGCTTCCAACAGCCTGGCTATTACAAATATCAATGCCCTGCCAGCTGGTGATGAATATGTGATCTCCAGGTTGGGATTAACCGGTGATTATGACAGAATGATGGCGCTGGTGCTGGACGAACGTTCAAGAGAACTGGTAGGTGAATACAAACGCTGGGAAGACCTGTCGAGAACAAAAACACTGGTATCGAGGGTAAAAGCATTTAATACTCAGGCAGCGCCTAACATCAGGGACATTCACGTGCTGCGGCCAATTCCGCAAACATACCTCGACGGTATCCAGTTAAACGGTAAGGCATTGTCGGCCGATGAAAAACAATCGCAACAAAATCCCGGATTCTGA
- a CDS encoding glycoside hydrolase family 28 protein, which yields MRIRIVVLFVCGCILLTRGVAQTGNANTARYNIAEQGAQGDGKTLNTQKIQLVIDGCAQKGGGTVVIPKGVFVSGALFLKRGVNLELQEGAVLKGSTNIDDYPKLNTRIEGHFEPWRVALINGDSLEHVRITGSGILDGSGEPFWKEFYARRDADNKTTNLNVERPRLTFIQHSKDVLISGITFLNSGFWNLHLYACQDVTVDYCRFHAPSGPKPYHQAPSSDGIDVDCSQRIFIRHSFFSVGDDCIALKGSKGPFAMQDQSSRPVENIEISDCIFEAGGGIVTFGSEATIVRNVTIQRCTTLRPTLLRLKLRPDTPQLYENITMDEITLVDGGAIFKVSPWTQFFDLKGQAPPKAVVRNIRISHVHGKGSSLGEITGHNQSTISDILVENVDVDLKTTDFHLTNVQNLRFKNVKVNGKVMPAPETKSTMAKN from the coding sequence ATGAGAATACGAATCGTTGTTCTGTTTGTTTGTGGTTGTATCCTGCTCACCAGGGGTGTTGCCCAAACAGGCAATGCAAATACTGCACGCTATAACATTGCTGAACAGGGCGCCCAGGGCGATGGTAAAACGCTCAATACACAAAAGATCCAGTTGGTGATTGACGGGTGCGCCCAAAAGGGAGGAGGGACGGTTGTTATTCCCAAAGGGGTGTTTGTTAGTGGCGCGCTGTTCCTGAAGCGCGGGGTTAACCTGGAATTGCAGGAAGGAGCGGTGCTGAAAGGATCGACAAATATTGATGATTATCCAAAACTAAACACCCGGATAGAAGGACATTTTGAACCCTGGCGGGTAGCGTTGATAAACGGCGATAGCCTGGAACATGTGCGCATCACAGGTTCCGGCATTTTAGACGGAAGCGGCGAACCTTTCTGGAAAGAGTTCTATGCCCGGCGTGATGCTGATAACAAAACGACCAACCTGAACGTTGAACGGCCGCGGCTTACTTTTATTCAGCATTCAAAAGATGTACTGATAAGCGGCATTACTTTTTTGAATTCCGGTTTCTGGAATCTGCATTTGTATGCCTGCCAGGATGTAACCGTTGACTATTGCCGTTTCCATGCGCCATCGGGTCCCAAGCCATATCACCAGGCGCCCAGTTCGGATGGCATCGATGTTGATTGTTCACAGCGCATTTTTATTCGTCATAGCTTTTTTTCTGTGGGCGATGATTGCATTGCATTAAAAGGTTCAAAAGGGCCATTTGCCATGCAGGACCAGAGCAGCCGGCCGGTAGAAAATATCGAGATCAGTGATTGCATTTTTGAAGCGGGTGGGGGCATTGTAACGTTTGGCAGTGAAGCCACCATCGTTCGCAATGTAACCATTCAACGCTGCACTACACTTCGCCCCACGTTGTTGCGGTTGAAGCTTAGGCCCGATACGCCGCAATTGTATGAGAACATAACCATGGACGAGATAACCCTGGTTGACGGGGGTGCTATTTTCAAGGTGTCGCCCTGGACGCAATTCTTCGATCTGAAAGGCCAGGCGCCGCCCAAAGCTGTTGTGCGAAACATCAGGATCTCTCATGTACATGGCAAAGGCAGTTCATTGGGCGAGATCACCGGTCATAACCAGTCAACCATCAGCGATATTTTAGTTGAAAATGTAGATGTGGACCTAAAAACGACCGACTTCCACCTGACCAACGTACAAAACCTGCGGTTTAAAAATGTAAAGGTGAACGGTAAGGTTATGCCGGCGCCTGAAACAAAATCCACTATGGCGAAAAACTAA
- a CDS encoding pectate lyase family protein: protein MKIIIGLLVIAAFFANELFAQPVAFPGASGFGSQATGGRSGTVYHVTSLADSGAGTFREAVSAPNRTVVFDVSGVIHISAKIKAAANLTIAGQTAPGEGVVVYGNGISLAENTIVRYMRFRGSINMDRGACTVNIDSIKNVILDHVSIEWGRWDNLHIKNSSNVTLQYCLIGEPIDPQRFGALFEHPTNITIHHCLWIDCQSRNPKAKAAIEYINNVVYNWGVSGLVGGHSEADHFQDVINNYFIAGPNTKGNFIGMFTATDHVYHSGNIVDDNKDGVLNGRAVIDTDFVHEKATLVTKKQNLPSHTVTTESAEAAFKTVMNQAGASLHRDAIDQRLIGYLNSLGAAGKIFKTEVDAGGQGEMVEAKGESDSDGDGIPDKWETANQLNSKDPKDAMQVKSNGYTPLEEYVNQLVTTGRN from the coding sequence ATGAAAATTATTATAGGATTGCTTGTCATTGCCGCCTTTTTTGCTAACGAGCTATTTGCCCAGCCGGTGGCGTTCCCGGGTGCATCAGGGTTCGGGAGCCAGGCTACCGGTGGCCGCAGTGGAACCGTATATCATGTTACCAGTTTGGCCGATTCAGGGGCGGGAACCTTTCGCGAAGCAGTGAGCGCGCCCAACCGCACTGTCGTGTTTGACGTTTCGGGCGTTATACACATCAGTGCTAAAATAAAGGCTGCAGCCAATCTCACCATTGCAGGACAAACTGCTCCCGGCGAGGGCGTGGTGGTGTATGGCAACGGCATTTCGCTTGCCGAAAATACCATTGTCCGGTACATGCGGTTCCGCGGCAGTATCAATATGGATCGCGGCGCCTGCACCGTAAACATCGACAGTATAAAAAATGTGATCCTCGACCATGTTTCCATTGAGTGGGGCCGGTGGGACAACCTGCATATCAAGAACAGCAGCAACGTAACCCTTCAGTATTGTCTTATTGGAGAACCCATAGACCCACAACGGTTTGGCGCTTTATTCGAACATCCCACCAACATCACCATTCATCATTGTCTTTGGATCGATTGCCAAAGCCGCAATCCCAAGGCAAAGGCAGCCATTGAATACATCAACAACGTGGTGTACAATTGGGGCGTAAGCGGCCTGGTGGGTGGCCACTCCGAAGCGGATCATTTCCAGGATGTGATCAATAACTACTTTATTGCCGGGCCTAACACCAAAGGTAATTTCATTGGTATGTTCACCGCTACCGACCATGTATACCACAGCGGCAATATTGTAGATGATAACAAAGACGGGGTATTAAACGGCCGGGCTGTAATAGATACCGATTTTGTACATGAAAAGGCGACGCTCGTTACCAAAAAACAAAACCTGCCTTCCCATACCGTAACTACAGAAAGTGCGGAGGCGGCTTTCAAAACTGTGATGAACCAGGCTGGCGCTTCTTTACACCGCGATGCCATTGACCAACGCCTCATTGGCTACCTGAATTCCCTGGGCGCAGCAGGGAAAATATTTAAAACAGAGGTGGATGCCGGCGGTCAGGGTGAGATGGTTGAAGCCAAAGGGGAGTCCGATTCAGATGGCGATGGCATTCCCGATAAATGGGAAACCGCGAATCAGTTAAATTCCAAAGACCCCAAAGACGCCATGCAGGTAAAAAGCAATGGCTATACGCCTTTGGAAGAATATGTAAATCAACTGGTCACAACAGGAAGAAACTAA